In Sander lucioperca isolate FBNREF2018 chromosome 21, SLUC_FBN_1.2, whole genome shotgun sequence, the following proteins share a genomic window:
- the LOC116051971 gene encoding GDP-L-fucose synthase-like: MGSEIKVGPMRVLVTGGSGLVGKAIEHVVQQEGGKLEGEEWIFLSSKDADLVDVGQTRAVFEKYRPTHVIHLAAKVGGLYLHMRDNLHFLRDNLKINDNVLQTAHEMGVTRVVSCLSSCIFPDKTTYPIDETMIHNGSPHSSNFGYSHAKRMIDVQNRAYFQQYGHHYTAVIPTNVFGPYDNFNIENGHVLSALMNKTYKAKKEGTAVNVCGSGAPRRQFIYSLDLGRLIIWALREYEEIDPIIFSVGEEDEISIKEAMDLITKALDFKGKIHYDTTLSDGQMKKTASNAKLRRYLPDFPFTPLKEAIQMTCDWFVANYDIART; encoded by the exons ATGGGGTCAGAGATCAAAGTAGGGCCAATGCGTGTCCTGGTGACTGGTGGATCTGGGTTGGTGGGCAAAGCCATTGAGCATGTGGTGCAGCAGGAAGGTGGGAAACTGGAGGGAGAAGAATGGATCTTCCTCTCTTCCAAGGATGCTGATCTTGT AGACGTTGGTCAGACCAGGGCTGTGTTCGAGAAGTATCGTCCCACTCATGTCATCCACCTGGCTGCAAAAGTTGGAGGACTCTATCTACACATGAGGGATAATCTGCACTTTTTG AGAGACAACCTCAAAATCAATGACAACGTCCTACAAACAGCCCATGAGATGGGTGTCACCAGGGTCGTGTCTTGCCTGTCCAGTTGCATCTTCCCTGACAAAACCACATACCCTATCGATGAGACCATg ATACACAATGGATCACCCCATAGCTCCAATTTTGGATACTCACATGCTAAAAGGATGATTGATGTTCAGAACAG GGCATACTTTCAGCAGTATGGTCATCATTACACAGCGGTCATCCCGACCAATGTGTTTGGTCCCTATGACAACTTCAACATAGAAAATGGTCATGTGCTGTCGGCACTAATGAACAAGACATACAAGGCCAAAA AGGAAGGAACTGCTGTGAATGTCTGTGGCTCTGGAGCTCCTAGGAGACAGTTCATCTACTCTCTG GATTTGGGTCGTCTAATCATTTGGGCCCTGAGAGAATATGAAGAAATTGACCCTATTATCTTCTCTG TGGGTGAAGAAGATGAAATCTCAATCAAAGAGGCCATGGACTTGATTACAAAGGCTCTGGACTTCAAAGGCAAAATACAT TATGACACCACCCTGTCAGATGGTCAGATGAAGAAGACAGCCAGCAATGCCAAACTAAGACGCTACCTTCCCGACTTCCCCTTCACACCTCTTAAAGAAG CCATACAGATGACTTGCGACTGGTTCGTAGCCAACTACGACATTGCCCGGACGTGA